A DNA window from Helianthus annuus cultivar XRQ/B chromosome 15, HanXRQr2.0-SUNRISE, whole genome shotgun sequence contains the following coding sequences:
- the LOC110911744 gene encoding uncharacterized protein LOC110911744 — translation MLKFLSKVKIEFNALDPRTAACMEFLAQCNARTAKESNPSCQLLVKRRTDSFPPQISVTFVNGVEEVFDATSTPAQTIRKMILEKGQQLETEQMFREAGEKWPVIIPEEELRQSFPGTKPRKAEEKKQ, via the exons aTGTTGAAGTTTTTGTCGAAAGTGAAGATCGAATTTAACGCTCTAGACCCACGAACAGCTGCTTGTATGGAATTTTTGGCACAATGCAATGCTCGAACCGCTAAAGAGTCAAACCCATCGTGCCAACTACTGGTCAAACGCCGCACCGATAGCTTTCCACCCCAGATCTCAGTGACATTTGTGAACGGGGTGGAGGAGGTTTTCGATGCCACCTCAACACCTGCACAAACCATCCGGAAGATGATTCTAGAAAAGGGTCAACAACTGGAGACCGAACAAATGTTTCGTGAAGCCGGAGAGAAGTGGCCTGTTATTATTCCAGAGGAAGAACTTCGGCAATCATTCCCCGGTACCAAG CCAAGGAAAGCAGAAGAAAAGAAGCAATAA
- the LOC110911743 gene encoding (+)-neomenthol dehydrogenase: protein MEDKRCALVTGGNRGIGVKICRQLASNGVDVILTSRNESRGVEATEKLNISGLRNVIFHQLDINDPSSIALSVKFVETRFGKLDILINNAGELGVIFIDDKEFKARGGFVQLVDENAHLLTNIVKEPYQLGEKCLKTNYYATKTVTESFIPLLQLSKSARIVNVTSVFGDLYWFHNEKLKQELHDIDNLTEGRIDEIIQMFLMDFKAANLQKNGWPLTTSAYKVSKAMLNAYTRLMARKYENIMVNCVHPGYVITEMTSQTGFITEEEGAKGPVMAALLPDNGPSGAYFDRTQMAPFLSTDAPFK from the exons ATGGAGGACAAAAG ATGTGCTCTTGTAACGGGAGGAAACCGTGGAATCGGAGTTAAAATATGTCGTCAACTTGCATCAAATGGAGTCGATGTCATATTAACATCTAGAAACGAGAGTCGCGGGGTAGAAGCTACGGAGAAACTCAACATTTCCGGCCTTCGCAATGTGATTTTTCATCAACTAGATATCAATGATCCATCGAGTATTGCACTTTCGGTCAAATTCGTTGAAACGCGCTTTGGGAAACTTGATATCTTG ATTAATAATGCAGGGGAACTTGGAGTTATTTTTATAGACGATAAAGAATTTAAAGCTAGAGGAGGATTT GTACAACTGGTTGACGAGAATGCACATCTTCTTACCAACATCGTCAAAGAGCCTTACCAACTGGGAGAAAAATGTCTGAAAACAAATTACTACGCGACTAAAACAGTTACGGAATCATTTATTCCTCTTCTCCAACTCTCGAAATCTGCTCGAATCGTTAATGTCACCTCTGTTTTCGGAGACCTATAC TGGTTTCACAATGAAAAGCTTAAACAAGAGTTGCATGATATCGACAACTTAACTGAAGGGCGGATTGATGAGATTATCCAAATGTTCTTGATGGATTTCAAGGCTGCTAATTTGCAAAAGAATGGATGGCCACTAACAACTTCTGCTTACAAAGTTTCAAAAGCTATGCTTAATGCTTAcacaaggctaatggcaagaaAGTACGAAAATATCATGGTGAACTGTGTGCACCCTGGGTATGTTATAACCGAAATGACATCGCAAACCGGATTTATTACAGAGGAAGAGGGTGCTAAAGGCCCCGTAATGGCTGCTTTGTTGCCGGATAATGGACCTTCTGGCGCATACTTTGATAGAACACAAATGGCTCCGTTTTTATCAACTGATGCGCCGTTCAAATAA